The Pirellulimonas nuda genome includes a region encoding these proteins:
- a CDS encoding Gfo/Idh/MocA family protein — translation MVRPTSRRDFLKTVATATAVVGAPTIIPSSALGRNGVTPPSERITVGGIGVGNRGRTDLRSFLNSQDARFVATCDAQRSRGQIVKQMVDKHYNSSDCVVLRRPEELLGRDDIDAVLIATGDRWHTMASILAARAGKDIYCEKPCSMTIEESLAFRDAVIRYGRIYQAGTQRRTIPNFQFAVDLVHSGKLGQLRTMHAHTLDPAGSRDWLPAQPQPGKDEIDWDLWLGPAPWRPYNALYAEGRWRGYHDLHSGGILEWGAHTVDLCQWANRSDDTVPVEYEPWDTNVTATYANGVKLVMRDRDTGWLGLGTCPVRFEGDEGWVETGDSGKFEVYPESLRSEIAVPDMRGTDPSNHVREFLDCVRSRKACSANERVAAQSHIASHAATIAWRMGETLRFDPAKNAFVHHNEANRHLARAVREPWRI, via the coding sequence GTGGTACGACCAACTAGCCGCCGCGATTTCCTGAAAACGGTCGCCACTGCCACCGCGGTGGTTGGCGCTCCAACGATTATCCCATCGTCCGCACTAGGGCGCAATGGCGTCACGCCCCCGAGCGAGCGGATCACTGTCGGCGGCATCGGCGTCGGCAATCGGGGCCGGACCGACCTGCGAAGCTTCCTCAATTCGCAGGACGCGCGATTCGTCGCCACGTGCGACGCGCAGAGGAGCCGTGGCCAGATCGTCAAGCAGATGGTCGACAAGCACTACAACAGCAGCGACTGCGTGGTTCTCAGACGCCCCGAGGAGCTGCTCGGCCGCGATGACATCGACGCCGTATTGATCGCTACCGGAGATCGCTGGCACACGATGGCGTCGATCTTAGCGGCGCGAGCCGGCAAAGACATCTACTGCGAGAAGCCGTGCTCGATGACGATCGAGGAGAGTCTGGCATTCCGGGACGCGGTGATTCGCTACGGACGCATTTACCAGGCTGGAACCCAGCGAAGGACGATCCCCAACTTTCAGTTTGCGGTCGACCTGGTGCACAGCGGCAAGCTCGGCCAACTACGCACGATGCACGCTCACACCCTGGATCCGGCGGGGAGTCGCGACTGGCTGCCTGCGCAGCCACAACCCGGAAAGGACGAGATCGATTGGGACCTTTGGTTGGGCCCGGCGCCGTGGCGGCCCTACAACGCTCTGTACGCCGAAGGGCGTTGGCGGGGTTATCACGATTTGCACAGCGGCGGAATCCTTGAGTGGGGCGCGCACACGGTCGACCTATGTCAGTGGGCTAATCGATCGGACGACACCGTCCCGGTCGAGTACGAGCCGTGGGACACCAATGTGACCGCGACCTACGCCAACGGCGTGAAGCTCGTCATGCGTGACCGCGACACGGGCTGGCTCGGGCTGGGGACCTGCCCCGTCCGCTTTGAAGGGGACGAGGGCTGGGTTGAGACCGGCGACAGCGGCAAGTTCGAAGTCTATCCCGAGTCGCTGCGATCCGAGATCGCGGTGCCCGACATGCGGGGCACCGATCCCAGCAACCACGTGAGGGAGTTCCTGGATTGTGTCCGCTCTCGAAAAGCGTGCTCAGCGAACGAAAGGGTGGCGGCTCAATCGCACATCGCGTCGCACGCCGCAACCATCGCTTGGAGGATGGGCGAAACCCTGCGGTTCGATCCGGCCAAGAACGCCTTCGTCCATCACAACGAGGCGAACCGTCACTTGGCTCGGGCTGTTCGTGAGCCGTGGCGGATCTGA
- a CDS encoding PEP-CTERM sorting domain-containing protein, with protein MGGRGESPNAADCSVTIQPLYYSAPGLSGESSMIRTSFFGRLPKPPVHSFGRAAAKPFGCLLVVLCGLTSNAADVTVSAQGAGPTFFDVVNIGDFNDGTAQSWTEVRFGGIFIDAAEGVIQNSSGFTEADPSIRRSVSSISQIPGDRITVGNLPGQYDIVQFDLRLDVSIPQSYVDDPGARGEQFLTGGNLPDGVANSRVDYYVNDGGSSPIPPVDVFRTYTIQRLPSDTGTWGNSYDQVRIDPVQGSVDPVSTILSNAGMLVSLDNISLGRSNNVQAFAAIAKPAPANLIPNGDFTNITNPLQPNTGGAYNINGSHGNFGPFRGNTVDVDNWAPYSNNPNNIIEAVADGGALDLLFTNGQQGSFYLDTHWSIAQERVVMNTAGGYLNGLLQRDIFQGATIDENAEYTLTFDITFNKNRPASPDSNFKLALTSGAGDAAIDPNNALAGALFDQQLTEIIPPETAGGATQTAQPTLTISGAVLKAAQDSGDPINVFFQSLADTVIPNFPDGTPVSPDQRDGNVFTQVQIDNISLTTPVLFAPGDVNFDMAVDQADVDLANLYLMGDGGDPAVDRQNTLIGLGNSSAAVLASLNLSPFDLTGNDFFDAADVAALELLIAGGIPGDYNGDNAVDAADYTVWRDGNSPDSTQAGYDLWKANFGKPAIAAVGSASVPEPASLAIFGLALAAVPAIRRFRR; from the coding sequence GTGGGCGGCCGCGGCGAGTCGCCCAATGCCGCTGATTGCTCCGTTACTATTCAACCCTTGTACTATTCAGCCCCTGGGCTCTCTGGAGAAAGTTCTATGATTCGCACTAGTTTTTTTGGCCGGCTGCCGAAGCCACCGGTCCACTCATTCGGTCGAGCCGCAGCGAAGCCCTTCGGCTGCCTGCTCGTTGTCCTTTGCGGGCTCACCTCCAACGCGGCCGACGTCACCGTTTCTGCCCAGGGCGCCGGCCCGACCTTCTTTGACGTAGTCAACATCGGCGACTTCAACGACGGAACGGCCCAGAGTTGGACTGAAGTGCGGTTCGGCGGGATCTTTATCGATGCCGCAGAGGGGGTAATCCAGAACAGTTCCGGCTTCACCGAAGCCGACCCCAGCATCCGCCGCAGCGTTAGCAGCATCTCACAAATCCCAGGCGACCGCATCACCGTAGGCAACCTCCCCGGGCAGTACGATATCGTGCAGTTCGACCTCCGCCTCGACGTGTCGATTCCGCAAAGCTACGTCGACGACCCGGGAGCAAGAGGGGAGCAGTTCCTGACGGGAGGCAACCTGCCGGATGGCGTCGCTAACAGCAGGGTCGATTACTACGTCAACGACGGCGGTTCGTCGCCGATCCCGCCCGTCGACGTGTTCAGAACCTACACCATTCAGCGCCTTCCGTCGGACACAGGCACGTGGGGCAATTCGTACGACCAGGTCCGTATCGACCCGGTCCAGGGCTCGGTTGATCCGGTCTCCACGATCCTATCGAACGCGGGCATGCTGGTGTCGCTCGACAATATCAGCCTCGGCCGCAGCAACAACGTGCAAGCCTTCGCCGCGATCGCCAAGCCGGCGCCCGCCAACCTGATCCCCAACGGCGACTTCACAAACATCACCAATCCGTTACAGCCCAATACCGGCGGCGCCTACAACATCAACGGCTCCCACGGCAACTTTGGCCCTTTCCGCGGGAACACGGTGGACGTCGATAACTGGGCGCCCTACTCGAATAACCCCAACAACATTATTGAAGCAGTGGCCGACGGCGGCGCATTGGACCTACTCTTCACCAACGGGCAGCAAGGGTCCTTCTATCTAGACACCCACTGGTCAATCGCCCAGGAGCGCGTCGTAATGAACACCGCGGGGGGCTATCTCAATGGCCTGCTCCAGAGAGACATCTTTCAGGGCGCCACGATTGACGAGAACGCTGAATACACACTCACGTTTGACATCACCTTCAACAAGAACCGCCCAGCAAGCCCCGACTCGAACTTTAAGCTTGCCTTGACGTCCGGCGCGGGCGACGCCGCGATTGACCCGAATAACGCATTGGCCGGAGCGCTCTTTGATCAGCAATTGACGGAAATCATCCCGCCAGAGACCGCTGGCGGCGCAACGCAGACCGCACAGCCTACCCTGACGATCAGTGGGGCTGTTCTCAAGGCCGCTCAAGACAGTGGCGATCCCATCAATGTGTTCTTCCAATCACTCGCCGACACGGTGATCCCCAACTTTCCGGACGGCACTCCTGTGTCGCCTGACCAACGTGACGGAAATGTGTTTACTCAGGTGCAGATCGACAATATCTCGTTGACGACGCCAGTCCTCTTCGCACCTGGCGACGTGAATTTCGACATGGCCGTAGACCAAGCGGACGTCGACCTGGCGAATCTTTACCTGATGGGCGACGGTGGCGACCCCGCGGTCGATCGGCAGAACACGTTGATCGGCTTAGGCAACAGCTCGGCCGCCGTGCTGGCGTCTCTCAACTTGTCGCCCTTTGACCTGACGGGTAACGACTTCTTCGACGCCGCCGACGTGGCGGCGCTCGAATTGCTTATCGCCGGAGGGATTCCCGGAGACTACAACGGCGACAACGCGGTCGATGCGGCCGATTACACCGTGTGGCGGGACGGGAACAGCCCCGACTCTACCCAGGCGGGCTACGACCTGTGGAAGGCGAACTTCGGCAAACCTGCGATCGCCGCTGTGGGCTCCGCCTCGGTGCCCGAGCCGGCATCGTTAGCTATCTTCGGATTGGCTCTGGCCGCGGTTCCGGCGATCCGCCGGTTCCGACGCTGA
- a CDS encoding DUF1559 domain-containing protein, translating into MSVSETALRRTGVEKFSWRPKRRSEGFTLVELLVVIAIIGILVAMLLPAVQSARESARRTQCVNKCKQWGIAMHLHHDSQGELPFGSKRDPRQTWVMTLWPYIEESATSVTADLSKAFHVAPNTINDGSMSGATGHKVDLYYCPSDEGSDQLGGGHNRRRGNYVVNWGNVTYGQTAGAIRGQTVDDMPKAPFSHIGGDRNKPRKTAFRNITDGTSHTLLMSETLKGWSINDDDWRGDIMNDDGGFRFHTLVTPNSSVADIIINGWFQETGDPNMPAIAGERSRQVAAARSRHPGGVNAVLCDGSVTFFSEDINIAAWMALGTMDGGEAGEQL; encoded by the coding sequence ATGTCTGTAAGTGAAACCGCGTTGCGTAGAACAGGTGTCGAAAAATTCTCATGGCGCCCTAAACGGCGTTCAGAAGGATTCACACTGGTTGAGCTCTTGGTTGTCATTGCAATTATCGGCATCCTCGTTGCCATGCTGCTGCCGGCGGTGCAGTCCGCCCGCGAGTCTGCGCGGCGCACGCAGTGCGTGAACAAGTGCAAGCAGTGGGGGATCGCGATGCACCTGCACCATGACTCCCAGGGGGAGCTGCCGTTCGGGTCGAAGCGCGACCCCCGGCAGACTTGGGTGATGACGCTCTGGCCGTACATTGAGGAGTCGGCCACGTCCGTCACCGCCGACCTCAGCAAGGCATTTCACGTCGCGCCCAACACGATCAACGACGGATCGATGAGCGGCGCTACCGGCCACAAAGTGGACCTGTACTACTGCCCAAGCGACGAGGGCTCCGACCAGCTCGGCGGTGGCCACAACCGTCGGCGCGGGAACTACGTGGTGAACTGGGGGAACGTGACGTACGGGCAAACCGCCGGTGCTATTCGTGGTCAGACGGTAGACGACATGCCCAAAGCGCCCTTCTCACACATCGGTGGAGACCGCAACAAGCCGCGCAAAACGGCCTTCCGCAACATCACCGACGGCACGTCGCACACCCTGCTTATGTCCGAAACGCTCAAGGGCTGGAGCATCAACGATGACGACTGGCGGGGCGACATCATGAACGACGACGGAGGGTTCCGGTTCCATACCTTGGTAACCCCGAACTCGTCCGTAGCTGACATCATCATTAATGGCTGGTTTCAAGAGACCGGCGACCCGAACATGCCGGCGATCGCGGGCGAGCGCAGTCGCCAGGTCGCGGCCGCCAGGAGCCGCCACCCCGGGGGCGTCAACGCGGTGTTGTGCGATGGATCGGTCACGTTCTTCAGCGAAGACATTAACATTGCCGCATGGATGGCCTTGGGCACCATGGACGGCGGTGAGGCGGGCGAGCAACTATGA
- a CDS encoding sulfatase, with the protein MLFFVDDLRPELGCYGQHDIKSPNIDALALGGVLFERAYCQQAICAPSRASMMAGQYPDTLGIYDLWSPLRRTVPGVMSMPRYFHERGYETSSFGKVYHHHSDDREYWSKLPDVPGVIYANPQTLRSITRRHREARAKGLTKLALSSATKGPPCEAADVEDDAYRDGAVAQQAIDALRSCDSPFFMCVGFAKPHLPFSAPQHYWDLYRREDFHTPDRDVPKASPDIAFTNWGELRSYEGMPEEGPLSDAQTCELMHGYAACVSYADAQVGRVLAELDRLGLRDGTIVVLWGDHGYKLGEYGLWCKHTNLELDAHVPLIVSAPGYAKGERAQGLVEMIDVFPTLAALTNGSAPASCEGRSLEPMLKDPRTTIRPYARSQYPRGSTMGYSLRTDRWRYTEWVASPSKSIVARELYDHRDSQTPGRNLADEPGRQELVSTLSKHLDSRSRIAPRASRTGQ; encoded by the coding sequence TTGCTGTTCTTCGTCGATGACCTTCGGCCTGAGCTGGGCTGCTACGGCCAGCACGACATCAAGAGCCCGAATATCGACGCGTTAGCTCTCGGGGGGGTCCTCTTCGAGCGTGCCTATTGCCAGCAAGCCATCTGCGCCCCATCGCGAGCGAGCATGATGGCTGGGCAGTATCCGGATACGCTTGGCATCTACGACCTGTGGTCGCCGCTGCGTCGCACGGTTCCCGGCGTGATGAGCATGCCGCGCTACTTTCACGAGCGCGGCTACGAGACCTCATCGTTTGGAAAGGTCTACCATCACCACTCCGACGATCGAGAATACTGGTCAAAGCTGCCCGATGTTCCAGGGGTGATCTACGCGAATCCACAAACCCTGCGATCGATCACCCGGCGCCACAGAGAAGCACGAGCCAAGGGGCTGACGAAACTCGCGTTGTCGTCTGCCACCAAGGGCCCTCCCTGTGAAGCGGCGGATGTCGAGGACGATGCTTACCGCGATGGTGCAGTCGCTCAGCAAGCGATCGATGCGCTGCGCAGCTGCGACAGCCCCTTCTTCATGTGTGTCGGGTTCGCCAAGCCGCATCTGCCCTTTTCCGCGCCCCAGCACTACTGGGACCTTTACCGGCGCGAAGACTTTCATACGCCCGATCGCGACGTTCCCAAAGCGTCGCCGGATATCGCCTTCACCAATTGGGGCGAGCTGCGGTCCTACGAGGGGATGCCGGAGGAGGGGCCACTGAGCGACGCGCAGACGTGCGAGCTGATGCACGGGTACGCTGCTTGCGTGAGCTACGCAGACGCACAGGTAGGGAGGGTGCTGGCCGAGCTCGATCGATTGGGGCTTCGCGACGGCACCATCGTCGTCTTGTGGGGCGACCACGGCTACAAGTTGGGCGAGTACGGCCTGTGGTGCAAGCACACCAACCTGGAGCTAGACGCCCACGTGCCCCTGATCGTGTCGGCGCCTGGATACGCGAAGGGTGAACGCGCCCAAGGTCTGGTCGAGATGATCGATGTCTTTCCGACCCTTGCCGCGCTCACCAACGGTTCGGCGCCGGCCTCCTGCGAAGGGCGAAGCCTTGAGCCAATGCTCAAGGACCCCCGCACCACGATCCGCCCCTACGCACGGAGCCAGTACCCGCGAGGCTCGACAATGGGCTATAGCCTTCGGACCGACCGCTGGCGATACACCGAATGGGTGGCCTCGCCGAGCAAAAGCATCGTGGCAAGAGAGCTCTACGATCATCGCGACTCCCAAACGCCGGGGCGGAACCTGGCCGATGAGCCAGGGCGTCAGGAGCTCGTTTCAACGCTTTCCAAGCATCTCGATTCGCGAAGTCGCATCGCGCCGCGGGCGTCGAGAACCGGGCAATAG